One window of Thermus hydrothermalis genomic DNA carries:
- the nusG gene encoding transcription termination/antitermination protein NusG: MSIEWYAVHTYVGQEEKAKANLEKRIQAFGLQDKIFQVLIPTEEVVELREGGKKEVVRKKLFPGYLFVQMDLGDEEEPNEAWEVVRSTPGITGFVGAGSRPVPLSPDEVRHILEVSGLLGKREAPKAQVAFREGDQVRVVSGPFADFTGTVTEINPEKGKVKVMVTIFGRETPVELDFSQVVKA; this comes from the coding sequence ATGAGCATTGAATGGTACGCGGTCCACACCTACGTGGGGCAGGAGGAGAAGGCCAAGGCCAACCTGGAAAAGCGCATCCAGGCCTTTGGCCTTCAGGATAAGATTTTCCAGGTCCTCATTCCCACGGAGGAGGTGGTGGAGCTCCGCGAGGGGGGGAAGAAGGAGGTCGTCAGGAAGAAGCTCTTCCCCGGTTACCTCTTCGTGCAGATGGACCTGGGGGATGAGGAGGAGCCGAACGAGGCCTGGGAGGTGGTGCGGAGCACCCCGGGCATCACCGGCTTCGTGGGGGCGGGTAGCCGCCCGGTACCCCTCTCCCCGGACGAGGTGCGGCACATCCTCGAGGTCTCCGGCCTCCTGGGCAAGCGGGAGGCCCCCAAGGCCCAGGTGGCCTTCCGGGAAGGAGACCAGGTCCGTGTCGTCTCCGGCCCCTTTGCGGACTTTACCGGCACCGTGACCGAGATCAACCCGGAAAAGGGCAAGGTCAAGGTCATGGTCACCATCTTCGGGCGCGAGACCCCTGTGGAATTGGATTTCTCCCAGGTGGTCAAGGCCTAA